A window of Rhodoligotrophos appendicifer genomic DNA:
GAAAGCGGACAGGCTTGAGATGATGAACATGGAGGCCTCCGCAGTGACTGCGGTGAACTTAGTGGGATGTTTCCCACCTTGTCAATGCCAAAGTGGGATTAAACCCACGTGTCTAATTTTTAGCCCTGTCCTAATGTGGAATCTGAAGGCTTGGGAGGGCGAAATGGGCAGACGGCTAGGGATAGCGCTCGTAGTCTGCATCGGCACGATTGCGGTGCTGGTCAATGTCGGGAAGAAGCCGGAAGACGGCAGCGCACCAAAAACGGCTCAACCGTCAACTGCGACAACAGATGGCGTGAACGCCGCTACCGTCATCTCAAGCAAAGCCGCGACTGCTACAGATACTGCTCCAATTGACGGTAAAACTGAATATATGAAGCGACTGGAGAGGGAACTGGCGTCGTTCGAAAAGCCATTAAACATCAAAGAATTTTTGAAAGATCGCGATAGTCTGCTCATAGGAACAAGTCTATTTTTGATCTATGCGAATATTTACGAAGATGGGGCGCAGTACGACCTTTCTTCGGCAGAAAGTGCCAAGAGGCAGCTTTTTCGGCAGAAGGCGATCAAGCGTCAGAGAGAAGCTTTCCCCAAGTTGAGGGACGCGGTTGGACCAATCTTCAGGCAGAAATTTTGGGAGTTGGACATTGAGGTCAGGACCGTCGGGGATGGGTATAGGACGGTTGCATTCACGGGTTGGCAGTTTGCCGCCAACAAAGCAAAATTAGCAGTCTATGAGCCTCTGAGAGAGTTTCTTCAGATATTGCGCTTCAAACGAATAACATTCAAATGGATGAAGGCGGCAAATGAATATAGCTATTGGGAGATCGAAAGTCCGAACGATGGCGACTTCGGCAAGTTAGACAAGGGTGTATTCGTGGCCTTGGACTAGCCTCGTCTATGAATCCACGAAATCGGTGCAGCCCATGCGAGTTCCACATCTTCGATGTCATCATATGCGTGGTTGTATGATCTTAATCTGAACATGTTTGGTTGGCTCCCGGCCAGCAAGATCTTCACGAAAGCGGCTCCGTCAGCGGTCATAATTGCACAGTCTCGGTTCAATGCGCGCCTTATGTCAGTGCCCATGACGCGTGAGCAAATCAGGTCGTCTCCATCACGATAAACGGGAGCCATGGAAGTTCCCCGCACGCGTATCGCGATCGCATCCGCATCACTCATGTCGAAAGAAATGAAGTCGAGGCCGCCGCCTTTTGCGTGATCGTCGAAGGGGTGCCAGCTCTCACCACCTGAAACATAGCCGACAACAGGCACCGCTATTCCAGGTCGATAATCGGGATCCAGTATTTCAGCCAGTGAGATGTTCAGGGTCTGGCAAAGTCTGCCTAACGTGTCGATCCTCGGTGTGGCCGCGACCCGGGCGGGTTGGGGGTCGAGCAGATCCCTGACGTAAGTTTCGTTTTGGCCCGCGTCTCTGGATAGACGCTTCCACGGACGGCCGTCTC
This region includes:
- a CDS encoding S24 family peptidase, with the protein product MGNIPRMSEEWRNRLLAAVKRDGRPWKRLSRDAGQNETYVRDLLDPQPARVAATPRIDTLGRLCQTLNISLAEILDPDYRPGIAVPVVGYVSGGESWHPFDDHAKGGGLDFISFDMSDADAIAIRVRGTSMAPVYRDGDDLICSRVMGTDIRRALNRDCAIMTADGAAFVKILLAGSQPNMFRLRSYNHAYDDIEDVELAWAAPISWIHRRG